A genome region from Conger conger chromosome 16, fConCon1.1, whole genome shotgun sequence includes the following:
- the LOC133114484 gene encoding transcription factor JunB-like translates to MSTKMEQPFYHDDSFISPYANSDTALHEYKLLKQNMGMNLAEPYRNLKSQLRVETDYYQSANPEVGSLKLASPELERLIIQNSNGVITTTPTPSQYFYSRGITDEQEGFADGFVKALDELHKMNHMPPPNVSLGACGVTTCTAAASSVFGSSLQPEPPVYTTLNAPNTTLTSVSSYPTATISYLPAHHHHHHHHQQHQQTTTLASNHFQHSITGAGLHTPRLVSLKEEPQTVPDLHSSDGSPPMSPINMENQEVIKAERKRLRNRLAATKCRRRKLERIARLEDKVKVLKSDNAGLSSTASLLREQVAQLKQKVMTHVSSGCQLMLTSKMESF, encoded by the coding sequence ATGTCTACAAAAATGGAACAGCCGTTTTACCACGACGACTCATTTATTTCACCTTACGCCAACTCGGACACGGCTCTGCACGAGTACAAGCTCCTGAAGCAGAATATGGGCATGAACTTGGCCGAGCCTTACCGGAACCTCAAGTCACAGCTGCGTGTGGAGACGGACTATTACCAGTCGGCGAACCCAGAGGTCGGCTCGCTAAAGCTGGCATCTCCAGAGCTGGAGAGACTGATCATCCAGAACAGCAACGGCGTCATTACCACTACACCCACCCCGAGCCAATATTTTTACAGTCGGGGGATCACGGATGAACAGGAGGGCTTCGCTGACGGTTTTGTGAAAGCTCTGGATGAGCTCCACAAAATGAACCACATGCCCCCGCCCAATGTGTCTCTGGGAGCCTGCGGTGTGACTACGTGCACGGCGGCGGCCTCTAGCGTCTTCGGCTCCTCCTTGCAGCCGGAACCTCCCGTTTACACAACATTGAATGCTCCGAACACTACCCTCACGTCTGTATCCAGCTACCCCACAGCCACCATCAGCTACTTGCCAgcacaccaccaccatcatcatcatcatcaacagcaCCAACAAACAACGACGCTTGCATCAAATCACTTTCAGCACTCTATAACTGGCGCCGGCCTGCATACGCCACGGCTCGTTTCACTGAAAGAAGAACCACAGACTGTTCCAGACCTGCACTCCAGCGACGGCTCGCCACCAATGTCCCCCATTAATATGGAAAACCAGGAGGTAATCAAAGCGGAGCGGAAGAGGCTGAGGAATCGCTTGGCGGCGACGAAGTGCCGGCGGCGAAAGCTCGAGCGCATCGCCCGTCTGGAGGACAAAGTGAAGGTCCTGAAGTCGGACAATGCCGGACTTTCCAGCACCGCTTCTCTTCTGCGAGAGCAAGTCGCACAGCTCAAACAAAAAGTCATGACGCACGTCAGCAGCGGATGTCAGCTAATGCTAACCAGCAAGATGGAGtcgttttaa